In one Cystobacter fuscus DSM 2262 genomic region, the following are encoded:
- a CDS encoding suppressor of fused domain protein: protein MSKRYFELTDDLHIPERWDLDAPLDARGQQLAESLFTAGEPVTCEGPLSLPLRAYDGVALDFTEAGVGIPVVSARLAAVFAERAPRDTQLLPVQVEAHPEPFFLLVCTRRVEQEKTPSRAGPPRLDVTRVGDAQVFRARGWQTLLVTEELKQALEAVGGTGLRFWELPAAPSPSPGTGTAAAAEARRQARERHEQAQVARVDFWHTLGVVDEQARIPLVNHGAWPGRRQAWRVLRRAGGSTLLVTDGLSDPFPESEAPSVGFGLELLLETDSEMKEVHKNWPLQLLQRVGDELARSEPVREAVKVGPFCLDVSGKRMPTLLVTQEGRVGVLLGVESGTLPGHFALPEGDVRLVTVKALLPAEFAYVMERGAEGREQLARYFSSSGEEHLSRARRKSVLPMLR from the coding sequence ATGTCGAAGCGGTACTTCGAACTCACTGACGACCTCCACATCCCCGAGCGCTGGGACCTGGACGCGCCCCTGGACGCGCGGGGCCAGCAACTGGCGGAGTCGCTGTTCACGGCGGGCGAGCCGGTCACGTGCGAGGGGCCGCTGAGCCTGCCGCTCCGGGCGTATGACGGCGTGGCGCTGGACTTCACCGAGGCGGGCGTGGGCATCCCGGTCGTCAGCGCGCGGCTGGCCGCCGTCTTCGCCGAGCGGGCGCCCCGGGACACGCAACTGCTGCCCGTGCAGGTGGAGGCCCATCCCGAGCCCTTCTTCCTGCTGGTGTGCACGCGGCGGGTGGAGCAGGAGAAGACGCCCTCCCGCGCGGGTCCTCCGCGACTGGATGTCACGCGGGTGGGTGACGCGCAGGTGTTCCGCGCCCGGGGGTGGCAGACGCTGCTCGTCACCGAGGAGCTGAAGCAGGCGCTGGAAGCGGTGGGCGGCACGGGCCTGCGCTTCTGGGAACTGCCGGCGGCCCCGAGTCCGAGCCCGGGCACCGGCACCGCTGCCGCGGCGGAGGCCCGGCGCCAGGCGCGGGAGCGGCACGAGCAAGCACAGGTGGCGCGCGTGGACTTCTGGCACACGCTGGGCGTGGTGGATGAACAAGCGCGGATTCCCCTGGTGAACCACGGGGCGTGGCCGGGCCGTCGTCAGGCGTGGCGTGTCCTGCGCCGCGCCGGGGGCAGCACCCTGCTGGTGACGGACGGACTGTCGGATCCCTTCCCCGAGAGCGAGGCCCCCTCGGTGGGGTTCGGCCTGGAGCTGCTGCTGGAGACGGACTCGGAGATGAAGGAGGTGCACAAGAATTGGCCCCTCCAGCTCCTGCAGCGGGTGGGTGATGAACTGGCGCGGAGCGAGCCCGTGCGCGAGGCGGTGAAGGTGGGCCCCTTCTGCCTGGATGTGTCGGGCAAGCGGATGCCCACGTTGCTCGTCACCCAGGAGGGCCGGGTGGGCGTGCTGTTGGGTGTGGAGTCGGGGACGCTGCCTGGACACTTCGCACTGCCAGAGGGAGACGTGAGGCTCGTCACGGTGAAGGCACTGCTGCCGGCGGAGTTCGCGTACGTGATGGAGCGAGGAGCCGAGGGCCGGGAGCAACTGGCGCGCTACTTCTCGAGCAGTGGCGAGGAGCACCTGTCCCGGGCGCGGAGGAAGTCCGTGCTGCCCATGCTGCGGTGA
- a CDS encoding RHS repeat-associated core domain-containing protein, with protein sequence MGKADVALQHCPWRWPGQYEDEETGLLYNRFRYYDAYAGRYISQDPLGLAAGPSLYGYPEDPLSATDPLGLSKKPCNEVYRELSFDDRVNFDSGLGLVPKGEGGSIADHVAGKKSGHISPEATKTFSSKNGLVAIDVDKAIQLGAKFIDHGNVLNAVSKDLTSRRNAKRAEEVLFRGPIPQEAIRLIRR encoded by the coding sequence GTGGGCAAGGCCGACGTGGCCCTCCAGCACTGCCCCTGGCGCTGGCCGGGACAGTACGAGGACGAGGAAACAGGCCTCCTCTACAACCGCTTCCGCTACTACGACGCGTACGCCGGGCGCTACATCAGCCAGGACCCCCTTGGGCTTGCCGCTGGGCCCAGCCTCTATGGCTACCCCGAGGACCCTCTCTCCGCTACCGACCCTCTTGGTCTTTCCAAGAAACCATGTAACGAGGTTTACCGAGAACTTAGCTTTGATGATAGAGTAAATTTTGACTCTGGACTCGGGCTTGTCCCCAAGGGGGAAGGAGGAAGCATCGCGGATCACGTCGCCGGGAAGAAATCCGGTCATATATCCCCAGAAGCTACAAAAACATTCTCTAGCAAGAACGGCTTGGTCGCTATCGATGTGGACAAAGCCATCCAATTGGGCGCCAAGTTCATAGACCATGGAAACGTTCTCAACGCCGTCTCAAAAGACCTAACCAGCAGACGCAATGCAAAACGCGCCGAAGAGGTCTTGTTCAGAGGTCCGATCCCTCAAGAGGCCATTCGGCTGATCAGGAGATAA
- a CDS encoding glycogen debranching protein — translation MKLPSPNRLPWRALIAAGAVLSCGTPSVDSSTPDTSNTQVSQAGLSWTLGAQYDATQSNITFNVFSSRATRIEVFVYNTAQGEQEKARYALTKNANNVWSTTVAVSALRSAGVAGTVYYGYRAWGPNWPYSASWTKGSSTGFVSDVDAQGNRFNPNKLLVDPYALEISHDPTNPSNTDGTLYASGPTHRTKDSGTKAPKGIVLAPDTTTFGTKPTRALKDDIIYEVHVRGLTKGDSSIAAAYQGTYKGAGLKAASLAALGVTAVEFLPVQETDNDDNDVVPTTTQDDNYWGYMTLNFFAPDRRYSSDRTPGGPTREFKEMVKAFHAQGIKVFIDVVYNHTGEGGSWSSSDTSTYNVLTFRGLDNPTYYSLTSDKQSSWDNTGVGGNFNTRNGVAQDLIIHSLKYWKDELGVDGFRFDLASVLGNTCEHGCFNYDKMDSGNALNRVWNNLSPRAPGGGTGADLIAEPWAIGGNSYQVGNFPSGWAEWNGYYRDTFRKDQNQLGSATVTPGDLATRLAGSSDLYGDDGRKPAHSINFLVAHDGFTLKDLYSCNSKNNSQAWPYGPSDGGEDHNISWDQGGAGADQRRAARNGLALLMLSAGTPMFNGGDEFLRSQNCNNNAYNLDSSANWLNYSLTAEQTNFKTFAQRLIAFRKAHPALRPANFFSGSDTNGNVMEQLRWFRPDGALADSAYMTNAGNHALAWRIDGTEFGDPAAAIYVAYNGWSDAVNFTLPWPFAGKSWYRVTDTCNWAEGSTQVASPGSETLVGGENTVYGVCARGLVVLIAK, via the coding sequence ATGAAGCTTCCTTCCCCGAACCGCCTCCCCTGGCGCGCCCTCATCGCCGCGGGCGCCGTCCTGTCCTGCGGCACCCCGTCCGTCGACTCCAGCACGCCCGACACCTCCAACACCCAGGTGAGCCAGGCGGGGCTGTCCTGGACGCTCGGCGCCCAGTACGACGCGACGCAGAGCAACATCACCTTCAACGTCTTCTCCTCACGCGCCACCCGCATCGAGGTCTTCGTCTACAACACCGCCCAGGGCGAGCAGGAGAAGGCCCGGTACGCGCTCACCAAGAACGCCAACAACGTGTGGAGCACGACGGTGGCCGTCTCCGCGCTGCGGAGCGCTGGCGTCGCCGGCACCGTGTACTACGGCTATCGCGCCTGGGGCCCCAACTGGCCCTACAGCGCCTCCTGGACCAAGGGCAGCTCCACCGGCTTCGTCTCGGACGTGGACGCGCAGGGCAACCGCTTCAACCCCAACAAGCTCCTGGTGGACCCGTACGCGCTCGAAATCAGCCACGACCCCACCAACCCCAGCAACACGGACGGCACCCTCTATGCCTCCGGCCCCACCCACCGCACCAAGGACAGCGGCACCAAGGCGCCCAAGGGCATCGTCCTCGCGCCAGACACCACCACCTTCGGCACCAAGCCCACGCGCGCCCTCAAGGACGACATCATCTACGAGGTGCACGTGCGCGGCCTCACCAAGGGGGACTCGAGCATCGCCGCCGCCTACCAGGGCACCTACAAGGGCGCGGGCCTGAAGGCCGCGTCACTCGCGGCGCTGGGCGTCACCGCCGTCGAGTTCCTCCCCGTGCAGGAGACGGACAACGACGACAACGACGTGGTCCCCACCACCACCCAGGACGACAACTACTGGGGGTACATGACGCTCAACTTCTTCGCGCCGGATCGCCGCTACTCGTCCGACCGCACCCCCGGCGGCCCCACGCGCGAGTTCAAGGAGATGGTGAAGGCCTTCCATGCCCAGGGCATCAAGGTCTTCATCGACGTGGTCTACAACCACACGGGCGAGGGCGGCTCGTGGAGCAGCTCGGACACGAGCACCTACAACGTCCTCACCTTCCGCGGCCTGGACAACCCCACGTACTACAGCCTCACCAGCGACAAGCAGAGCAGCTGGGACAACACGGGCGTGGGCGGCAACTTCAACACGCGCAACGGCGTGGCGCAGGATCTCATCATCCACTCGCTCAAGTACTGGAAGGACGAGCTGGGCGTGGACGGGTTCCGCTTCGACCTCGCGTCGGTGCTGGGCAACACGTGCGAGCACGGCTGCTTCAACTACGACAAGATGGACAGCGGCAACGCCCTCAACCGCGTGTGGAACAACCTGTCGCCGCGCGCGCCGGGCGGCGGCACGGGCGCGGACCTCATCGCCGAGCCGTGGGCCATTGGCGGCAACAGCTACCAGGTGGGCAACTTCCCCAGCGGCTGGGCCGAGTGGAACGGCTACTACCGCGACACCTTCCGCAAGGACCAGAACCAGCTCGGCTCGGCCACGGTGACGCCGGGCGACCTGGCCACGCGGCTGGCGGGCTCCTCGGACCTGTATGGGGATGACGGCCGCAAGCCCGCCCACTCCATCAACTTCCTGGTGGCCCACGACGGCTTCACCCTCAAGGACCTGTACAGCTGCAACAGCAAGAACAACTCCCAGGCCTGGCCCTACGGCCCGTCCGACGGCGGCGAGGACCACAACATCTCCTGGGACCAGGGCGGCGCGGGCGCGGATCAGCGCCGGGCCGCGCGCAATGGCCTCGCCCTGCTGATGCTCAGCGCCGGCACGCCCATGTTCAACGGCGGCGACGAGTTCCTGCGCAGCCAGAACTGCAACAACAACGCCTACAACCTGGACTCCAGCGCCAACTGGCTCAACTACTCGCTGACGGCGGAGCAGACGAACTTCAAGACGTTCGCCCAGCGGCTCATCGCCTTCCGCAAGGCGCACCCGGCGCTGCGCCCGGCCAACTTCTTCAGCGGCTCGGACACCAACGGCAACGTCATGGAGCAGCTGCGCTGGTTCCGCCCGGACGGCGCCCTGGCGGACTCGGCCTACATGACCAATGCCGGCAACCACGCGCTCGCCTGGCGCATCGACGGCACCGAGTTCGGTGACCCGGCCGCGGCCATCTACGTCGCGTACAACGGCTGGAGCGACGCGGTGAACTTCACGCTGCCCTGGCCCTTCGCCGGCAAGAGCTGGTACCGGGTGACGGACACGTGCAACTGGGCCGAGGGCTCGACTCAAGTGGCGAGTCCCGGCAGCGAGACGCTCGTCGGCGGGGAGAACACCGTCTACGGCGTGTGCGCCCGGGGCCTCGTGGTGCTGATCGCGAAGTAG
- a CDS encoding serine/threonine protein kinase, with product MSRAEGQARGVHSRGAFVLRRPRGWRRERARAFEFPRPGVNVGGYHLEARLGTGGQGSVYRARREGGVFAVKLIPLALARTWGQRELEVMARLKLPGIAALEGHGHWPAVAPRFLFLVTRYVKGRTVYAWARETNPSAREVVEKARALVGVLEAVHGAGVVHRDVKGDNVLVREEGGEVVLVDFGAASYVNAPRLTVLLPPGTPRYRSPEAMRFLLGHSRGERYESPPGDDLWAFGVLLYWLLTGSWPFEGTEWGAVLHPEPEPPRARNPRVPVALSALCLRLLARTPGERFADAAAVGEALEAARAGAGADWEVPLCDAYGPDTATTHEVAPLETDEALARLERLVAHAEHHPPVRGRPVAREESLVPGRSPRGWWWGLGGVLVLGLALGVLQSLSGQEMAPPGRPMDAEGGAVSSPEELIPAPVVVPTMLGKEDTRLNKDTKTKKALGRTARVVGAGLVCHALAGCSAPQRQVSATPEPAECPAGAVEAMSRELALPVGERALVMFDSRQVNNIPVQEGLAHVEIDLRHGRWAGQTGIFISGMLTVGRDRVYGRFTQARIKGGEPFPVCLELTDMFKGGRGVLIREPGRSPDTVLIYSSEYVVAVKQFK from the coding sequence ATGAGCCGGGCGGAAGGACAGGCCCGGGGCGTGCACTCGCGCGGCGCCTTCGTGCTCCGGCGTCCGAGGGGCTGGAGGCGGGAGCGCGCCCGGGCGTTCGAGTTCCCGCGCCCGGGCGTGAACGTGGGTGGCTACCACCTGGAGGCGCGGCTGGGGACGGGAGGACAGGGCAGCGTGTACCGGGCGCGCCGCGAGGGCGGGGTATTCGCGGTGAAGCTCATTCCGCTGGCGCTCGCGCGCACGTGGGGGCAGCGGGAGCTGGAGGTGATGGCGCGGCTGAAGCTGCCCGGTATCGCGGCGCTGGAGGGACATGGACACTGGCCCGCGGTGGCGCCGCGCTTTCTCTTCCTGGTCACCCGGTACGTGAAGGGCCGCACGGTGTACGCCTGGGCGCGGGAGACGAATCCCTCGGCGCGCGAGGTGGTGGAGAAGGCGCGGGCGCTGGTGGGGGTGCTGGAGGCGGTGCATGGCGCGGGCGTGGTGCACCGGGACGTGAAGGGCGACAACGTGCTGGTGCGCGAGGAGGGGGGCGAGGTGGTGCTGGTGGACTTCGGCGCCGCGAGCTACGTGAACGCTCCGCGCCTCACCGTGCTCCTGCCTCCGGGCACGCCGCGCTACCGCAGCCCCGAGGCGATGCGCTTCCTGCTGGGGCACTCGCGGGGCGAGCGCTACGAGTCCCCGCCGGGGGATGACCTGTGGGCCTTCGGGGTGCTGCTGTACTGGCTGCTCACGGGGAGCTGGCCCTTCGAGGGGACGGAGTGGGGGGCGGTGCTGCACCCGGAGCCGGAGCCCCCACGCGCGCGCAACCCCCGGGTGCCCGTGGCCCTGAGCGCGCTGTGCCTGCGCCTGCTGGCGAGGACGCCCGGGGAGCGCTTCGCGGACGCGGCGGCGGTGGGCGAGGCCCTGGAGGCGGCGCGGGCGGGGGCGGGGGCGGACTGGGAGGTGCCGTTGTGTGACGCTTATGGGCCAGACACCGCCACCACGCACGAGGTGGCGCCGCTGGAGACGGACGAGGCCCTGGCCCGCCTCGAGCGGCTGGTGGCCCATGCCGAGCACCACCCTCCCGTGCGGGGCCGCCCCGTGGCCAGGGAGGAGTCCCTGGTGCCCGGGCGTTCCCCGAGGGGGTGGTGGTGGGGGCTCGGCGGGGTGCTGGTGCTGGGGCTGGCGCTCGGGGTGCTTCAATCCCTCTCGGGCCAGGAAATGGCGCCGCCGGGGAGGCCAATGGACGCTGAGGGGGGCGCGGTGTCCTCTCCCGAGGAACTCATCCCCGCGCCCGTCGTGGTTCCCACGATGCTCGGTAAGGAAGACACGCGCTTGAACAAGGACACGAAGACGAAGAAGGCCCTCGGACGCACGGCCCGGGTGGTGGGGGCGGGACTGGTGTGTCACGCCTTGGCGGGGTGCTCGGCCCCGCAGCGGCAGGTGTCGGCCACTCCGGAGCCGGCCGAGTGCCCGGCGGGAGCGGTCGAGGCTATGTCTCGTGAGTTGGCATTGCCCGTGGGCGAGAGAGCACTGGTCATGTTTGACAGCCGGCAGGTCAACAACATCCCCGTGCAGGAAGGTCTCGCACATGTGGAAATCGACTTGCGACATGGCCGCTGGGCGGGGCAGACCGGCATCTTCATTTCCGGGATGCTCACCGTGGGGCGGGACCGTGTGTATGGCCGTTTCACCCAGGCGCGCATCAAGGGCGGAGAACCTTTTCCGGTATGTCTGGAGCTGACGGACATGTTCAAGGGGGGGCGAGGGGTGCTCATCCGGGAGCCCGGCAGGAGCCCAGACACGGTCTTGATCTACTCCTCGGAGTATGTGGTTGCCGTGAAGCAATTCAAATGA
- a CDS encoding RHS repeat domain-containing protein, protein MQPSGRRRHLSYDETGRLTRVEYGDGTFSAFRYRPDGALVEAENESSKVTLERDAGGLEVARWMPGGVEANRLCHDR, encoded by the coding sequence GTGCAACCCAGCGGCAGGAGACGGCACCTGTCCTACGACGAGACCGGACGGCTGACGCGGGTGGAGTACGGAGATGGCACCTTCAGCGCCTTCCGCTATCGACCGGACGGGGCGCTGGTGGAGGCGGAGAACGAGTCGAGCAAGGTGACCCTGGAGCGGGACGCGGGCGGGCTGGAGGTGGCGCGATGGATGCCGGGCGGCGTGGAGGCCAATAGGCTCTGCCATGACCGATGA
- a CDS encoding DUF2381 family protein: MGVSAPSQMCPPPEDVEGRCIELTVGALAEMHEVQLSPGLVTTFVFDSDVRPDGMTLEDSGRFEVAELGKHTLALMPVENPRSEKPGALTVCFADDAAPACVSFRLLMHPVMAERQVRVLRHPRSASSLEAELRRTHEENDRLHAELARLNAGRDAPLGLAGMLVSGVADERGMSCVPGDTVQPLGSVLITAEFSTCRTSKRAIVRVRVRNNSETPWTAHGAKLVGPKGEAWRGSVWPEEPIPPSTLVDLFIEARVEDVRTEGPFVLKLWEANGSRTVRLGRVAFPVLGTGTAF; the protein is encoded by the coding sequence ATGGGGGTATCCGCTCCCTCCCAGATGTGTCCTCCTCCAGAGGATGTGGAGGGTCGATGCATCGAGTTGACCGTGGGGGCCTTGGCGGAGATGCACGAGGTCCAGCTGAGTCCGGGATTGGTGACGACGTTTGTCTTCGACTCGGACGTGCGTCCGGACGGAATGACGCTCGAGGATTCCGGTCGATTCGAGGTGGCGGAGCTTGGAAAACACACGTTGGCGCTCATGCCCGTGGAAAATCCGAGGAGCGAAAAGCCTGGTGCGTTGACGGTGTGCTTCGCGGATGACGCTGCACCTGCGTGTGTCTCCTTCCGGCTGCTCATGCATCCCGTGATGGCCGAACGGCAGGTCCGGGTTTTGCGCCACCCCCGCTCGGCGAGTTCGCTGGAAGCGGAGTTGAGGCGAACTCACGAGGAGAATGACCGGCTCCACGCGGAACTCGCGAGGTTGAACGCCGGACGCGACGCGCCGCTCGGACTCGCGGGAATGTTGGTGTCTGGAGTGGCGGACGAGCGCGGAATGTCTTGTGTGCCCGGTGATACCGTCCAACCGCTGGGCTCGGTGTTGATCACGGCGGAGTTCTCCACCTGTCGAACTTCCAAGAGGGCCATCGTACGGGTTCGGGTGCGGAACAACAGTGAGACGCCCTGGACAGCTCACGGGGCGAAGTTGGTGGGCCCAAAGGGTGAAGCCTGGCGAGGCTCGGTGTGGCCCGAGGAACCTATTCCGCCGAGCACATTGGTTGATCTCTTCATCGAGGCGCGGGTCGAGGACGTGCGGACGGAGGGGCCCTTCGTCTTGAAGTTGTGGGAGGCGAACGGGTCACGCACCGTGCGGCTGGGCCGTGTGGCCTTCCCCGTGTTGGGCACGGGGACCGCCTTTTGA
- a CDS encoding ISAs1 family transposase, with the protein MLTRLGLTFKEIVDPRASRGKRHGLGALLSLLVVGMATGRRVLRQVEALGEDLVREGTEPKGLSGAVSDTTLDRLLSQLGPEGWDKVLQQSVRTALEQGVLRQDKLAAGVVSIDGKAGESTRGQAPCEPCHTLRDEQGQEYWYPFALRAALTSSRACPVLDQMMLEGKQGEATAFAKLLGRVVEKYGEHFKYVTGDAGLTSAANARAVREAGKHYLFALKENFSRLHDVAWIALATAPVQVRVREKARGEWVERELRVTPVPETEEFPEARQWIWVRSTREREGRLPEVETRLFLTSIPSGELSGEQMLTVVRGHWGIENGPNWTADVVLEEDTASASLRGQAPVVLSWLRLLAYNLLALVRTHLPPKDGRPVSYARTQEVLYQGLLGLAVLPETLAALA; encoded by the coding sequence ATGCTGACGCGATTGGGACTGACGTTCAAGGAGATAGTGGACCCGCGGGCCAGTCGCGGCAAGAGGCACGGGTTGGGGGCGCTCCTGTCGCTGCTGGTGGTGGGGATGGCGACGGGAAGAAGAGTGCTGCGACAGGTAGAGGCATTGGGGGAGGACCTGGTGCGTGAAGGGACGGAGCCGAAGGGGTTGAGCGGAGCGGTGTCGGACACGACGTTGGATAGACTGCTCAGTCAGCTTGGGCCCGAGGGATGGGACAAGGTGTTGCAGCAGTCGGTGCGGACAGCACTCGAGCAGGGAGTGCTGAGGCAAGACAAGCTGGCGGCGGGAGTGGTGTCGATTGACGGCAAGGCGGGGGAGAGCACGCGAGGACAAGCGCCGTGCGAGCCCTGTCACACACTCCGGGATGAGCAAGGGCAGGAGTATTGGTACCCCTTCGCGCTCCGGGCGGCGCTCACCAGCAGCAGGGCGTGCCCGGTGCTCGACCAGATGATGTTGGAAGGCAAGCAAGGAGAAGCGACGGCCTTTGCGAAGTTGCTCGGACGAGTCGTGGAGAAGTATGGCGAGCACTTCAAGTATGTGACAGGGGACGCGGGGCTGACGAGCGCGGCGAACGCGAGGGCGGTGAGGGAAGCGGGCAAACATTACCTGTTCGCGCTCAAGGAGAACTTCAGCCGGTTGCACGACGTGGCGTGGATAGCGCTGGCAACGGCCCCGGTACAGGTGAGAGTGAGAGAGAAGGCGCGGGGCGAGTGGGTGGAAAGGGAGTTGAGAGTCACGCCCGTACCCGAGACAGAAGAGTTTCCCGAAGCCCGGCAATGGATATGGGTGCGCAGCACGCGGGAGCGCGAGGGGCGTTTGCCCGAGGTGGAGACGCGACTGTTTCTCACCTCCATTCCCAGTGGGGAGTTGTCGGGGGAGCAGATGCTGACAGTAGTGAGAGGGCATTGGGGAATAGAGAACGGGCCGAACTGGACGGCGGACGTGGTGCTGGAGGAAGACACGGCCTCGGCCAGCCTACGGGGGCAGGCTCCCGTGGTGCTCAGTTGGCTGCGGCTGCTGGCCTACAACCTGTTGGCGTTGGTGCGCACGCACCTGCCCCCAAAAGACGGCAGGCCCGTGTCCTATGCTCGCACCCAGGAAGTGCTCTACCAAGGCTTGCTGGGCCTGGCGGTGCTCCCGGAGACTCTGGCCGCACTTGCCTGA